A part of Centroberyx gerrardi isolate f3 unplaced genomic scaffold, fCenGer3.hap1.cur.20231027 Scaffold_61, whole genome shotgun sequence genomic DNA contains:
- the LOC144538176 gene encoding trace amine-associated receptor 13c-like, whose amino-acid sequence METLEGGELCFPQLLNSSCRKPVRLRFEATLLYILMSSVSLLTVALNLLVIISISHYRQLHTPTNLLLLSLAVSDFLMGLLMPAEIILTGGCWFLGDLMCVLYYAAVFAITSASVGNMLLISVDRYVAICDPLRYSARLTRARVQMYVCLCWLCSVFYNCLLLKDQLRWPDRYSSCHGECVVVLDHIAGAVDLAVTFIGPVTVIVILYVRVFVVVVSQARAMRVALRGSETVTAKKSERKAARTLGIVVAVFLICLFPYYIPSFTGQDTVTNASAAAFVIWLLHCNSCLNPVIYTFFYPWFRKTIKLIVTLQILQPDSCKANIL is encoded by the exons atggagaccctggaaggaggtgaactctgctttccacagctcctcaacTCCTCCTGCAGGAAGCCGGTGCGTCTTCGCTTCGAGGCCACGCTCCTCTACATCCTGatgtcctctgtctctctgctcactgtggctctcaacctgctggtcatcatctccatctcccactacaG gcagctccacaccccgaccaacctcctcctcctctccctcgccgTCTCCGACTTCCTCATGGGCCTCCTGATGCCGGCTGAAATCATACTCACGGGCGGCTGCTGGTTCCTGGGCGACCTCATGTGTGTTCTGTACTATGCCGCCGTCTTCGCCATCACCTCCGCCTCGGTGGGAAACATGCTGCTCATATCGGTCGACCGCTACGTGGCGATCTGCGACCCGCTGCGTTACTCGGCCAGACTCACCCGCGCCAGAGTCCAAATGTACGTTTGCCTGTGctggctctgctctgttttttaCAACTGTCTCCTCCTGAAGGACCAGCTGAGGTGGCCGGACAGGTACAGCTCCTGCCACGGAGAGTGCGTGGTCGTCCTTGACCACATCGCAGGAGCCGTCGACCTGGCCGTGACATTTATTGGCCCCGTTACTGTCATTGTAATTCtgtatgtgagagtgtttgTGGTGGTGGTCTCTCAGGCTCGGGCCATGCGGGTCGCGCTCCGGGGTTCAGAGACTGTAACCGCTAAGAAATCGGAGAGGAAAGCGGCGAGGACTCTCGGCATTGTCGTAGCTGTGTTTCTAATATGTCTCTTTCCGTATTACATTCCCTCCTTCACAGGCCAGGACACGGTGACCAACGCTTCGGCTGCGGCCTTTGTCATCTGGCTTTTGCATTGTAACTCCTGTCTAAATCCTGTGATCTACACCTTTTTCTACCCCTGGTTTAGAAAAACTATTAAACTGATTGTTACACTTCAGATATTGCAGCCTGACTCCTGTAaggccaacatactgtag
- the LOC139922787 gene encoding trace amine-associated receptor 13c-like yields the protein METLEGGELCFPQLLNSSCRKPVRLRFEATLLYILLSSVSLLTVALNLLVIISISHYRQLHTPTNLLLLSLAVSDFLMGLLMPGEIILTGGCWFLGDLMCVLYYAAVFTITSASVGNMLLISVDRYVAICDPLRYSARLTRARVQMYVCLCWLCSVFYNCLLLKDQLRWPDKYSSCHGECVVILDHIAGAIDLAVTFIGPVTVIVILYVRVFVVVVSQARAMRVALRGSETVTAKKSERKAARTLGIVVAVFLICLFPYYTPSLTGQDTVTSASAAAFVIWLLHCNSCLNPVIYTFFYPWFRKTIKLIVTLQILQPDSCKANIL from the exons atggagaccctggaaggaggtgaactctgctttccacagctcctcaacTCCTCCTGCAGGAAGCCGGTGCGTCTTCGCTTCGAGGCCACGCTCCTCTACATCCTGCTGtcctcagtctctctgctcactgtggctctcaacctgctggtcatcatctccatctcccactacaG gcagctccacaccccgaccaacctcctcctcctctccctcgccgTCTCCGACTTCCTCATGGGCCTCCTGATGCCGGGCGAAATCATACTCACGGGCGGCTGCTGGTTCCTGGGCGACctcatgtgtgttttgtactATGCCGCCGTCTTCACCATCACCTCCGCCTCGGTGGGAAACATGCTGCTCATATCGGTCGACCGCTACGTGGCGATCTGCGACCCGCTGCGTTACTCGGCCAGACTCACCCGCGCCAGAGTCCAAATGTACGTTTGCCTGTGctggctctgctctgttttttaCAACTGTCTCCTCCTGAAGGACCAGCTGAGGTGGCCGGACAAGTACAGCTCCTGCCACGGAGAGTGTGTGGTCATCCTTGACCACATCGCAGGAGCCATCGACCTGGCCGTGACATTTATCGGCCCCGTTACTGTCATTGTAATTCtgtatgtgagagtgtttgTGGTGGTGGTCTCTCAGGCTCGGGCCATGCGGGTCGCGCTCCGGGGTTCAGAGACTGTAACCGCTAAGAAATCGGAGAGGAAAGCGGCCAGGACTCTCGGCATTGTCGTAGCTGTGTTTCTAATATGTCTCTTTCCATATtacactccctccctcacagGCCAGGACACGGTGACCAGCGCTTCGGCTGCGGCCTTTGTCATCTGGCTTTTGCATTGTAACTCCTGTCTAAATCCTGTGATCTACACCTTTTTCTACCCCTGGTTTAGAAAAACTATTAAACTGATTGTTACacttcagatactgcagcctgactcctgtaaggccaacatactgtag